A stretch of the Conger conger chromosome 3, fConCon1.1, whole genome shotgun sequence genome encodes the following:
- the LOC133123577 gene encoding protocadherin beta-16-like, with the protein MEEKAIICSLLKCCCAFALLTLPLTTGDISFSIPEEMKRESVIGNIAKDIGVDAKSLSARKARIDTERSRRRYCDIDLNSGNLIVFERIDREALCGQMVSCALKFELVLENPLELHRISLNIQDINDNLPQFAKDLIKLEIRESAYKGARFPLDEAHDADIGQNAIQSYTLQRNNHFILDVQTNTDGMKYAELVLEKELDREEQHEVTLLLTALDGGTPQRSGTVAVHVTVLDANDNRPVFSQAVYKVSLPENAALGAVVVTVIATDADEGANGDVTYEFGRISNEVEKMFSLDRKTGQVILNGNLDFEENVNYKMRIQAKDGAGLASYATVILEITDVNDNAPEIFLKSLSNPISESAIPGTEVGIINVQDKDSGANQQVRCSIQQNVPFKLVPSITNYYSLVTTSELDRELVSDYNITITATDEGSPPLSSSKTVQLSVSDVNDNPPLFEEQSYSAYVTENNKPGTSVISVRATDPDWRQNGTVFYSLLSSEVSGVPVSSFLSINGDTGVIHAVRSFDYEQFRSFKVQVVARDNGSPPLSSNVTVSVFITDENDNSPQILYPAPLGNSMMTEMVPKAAHAGSLVSKVIAVDSDSGQNSWLSYQILKSSDPTLFAIGHHSGEIRTQRDISLSDAMKQNIVVSVKDNGQPSLSSTCTVYLLISDNLAEVPELKDMSYEENNSKLTSYLIIALVSVSTFFLTFIILIIAVRFCRRRNPRLLFDSAVAIPSAYFPPNYGEVDATGTLRSSYNYDTYLTAGSRTSDFKFMSSSNDATMPADLTLKRCQNEIVNGESTLHRTQVNEVSGVPVSSFVSINGDTGVIHAVRSFDYEQFRSFKVQVVARDNGSPPLSSNVTVIAVDADSGQNAWLSYQILKSTDPGLFTIGLHSGEIRTLKRSPHETSELGETTEDGSKFSTLVKIQF; encoded by the exons ATGGAAGAGAAAGCTATTATCTGTTCCCTGCTTAAATGCTGTTGTGCTTTCGCCCTGCTTACCTTACCGCTAACGACCGGAGATATTAGCTTTTCAATTCCGGAGGAGATGAAACGCGAATCTGTTATTGGAAATATAGCGAAGGATATTGGCGTGGATGCTAAAAGTCTGTCTGCCCGAAAGGCTCGTATCGACACTGAAAGGAGCCGCCGAAGGTACTGCGACATTGATCTGAATTCTGGCAATTTGATTGTGTTTGAAAGGATTGACCGGGAAGCCCTTTGTGGCCAGATGGTTTCGTGTGCTCTGAAATTTGAGCTTGTATTGGAGAATCCTCTAGAATTACACCGTATATCACTTAATATTCAGGATATTAACGACAACCTCCCACAATTTGCAAAAGACCTAATAAAGCTGGAAATCAGAGAATCGGCATATAAAGGAGCTCGCTTTCCCTTGGACGAGGCCCACGACGCGGATATAGGACAGAACGCGATTCAAAGCTACACACTACAAAGGAATAATCATTTTATATTGGACGTTCAAACCAATACAGACGGAATGAAATACGCCGAATTGGTTTTAGAAAAAGAGCTGGACCGCGAAGAACAGCACGAGGTTACATTATTACTTACTGCGCTTGATGGAGGGACCCCGCAGAGATCCGGTACTGTAGCTGTACACGTCACTGTGCTGGATGCGAACGATAACAGACCTGTATTTAGCCAGGCAGTTTATAAAGTCAGCCTGCCTGAAAATGCTGCTTTAGGCGCTGTAGTGGTAACAGTCATTGCCACTGATGCAGACGAGGGAGCTAATGGTGATGTGACTTATGAGTTTGGCCGTATTTCGAATgaagttgaaaaaatgttttccctggATCGTAAAACAGGACAGGTTATACTTAATGGCAATCTCGATTTCGAAGAGAATGTAAATTACAAAATGAGAATCCAAGCAAAAGATGGGGCAGGTTTAGCGTCGTATGCAACTGTCATTCTAGAAATTACTGATGTGAATGACAACGCCCCTGAGATATTTTTGAAATCTCTGTCGAATCCCATCTCTGAAAGCGCAATACCTGGCACAGAGGTGGGCATCATTAATGTCCAGGATAAAGATTCAGGTGCAAATCAACAAGTCCGCTGCTCCATTCAGCAAAATGTTCCTTTCAAGTTAGTCCCCTCCATTACAAATTATTACTCACTGGTAACGACCAGCGAACTCGACCGCGAACTAGTGTCTGATTACAACATAACAATTACAGCTACAGATGAGGGCTCTCCACCGTTATCCtcttcaaaaactgtgcagtTATCTGTGTCAGACGTGAATGACAATCCGCCATTGTTTGAGGAGCAGTCATACAGTGCCTATGTGACTGAAAATAACAAACCCGGAACCTCTGTTATTTCTGTGAGGGCGACAGACCCGGACTGGAGGCAGAACGGGACTGTTTTCTATTCTCTCTTGTCCAGTGAGGTCAGTGGTGTTCCTGTGTCCTCGTTTCTATCAATTAATGGAGACACTGGAGTGATCCATGCAGTGAGATCATTTGATTATGAGCAGTTCAGAAGCTTCAAAGTACAGGTCGTTGCCAGAGACAACGGCTCTCCTCCACTCAGCAGCAacgtgacagtgagtgtgttcatAACAGATGAGAATGATAACTCTCCACAGATATTATATCCTGCGCCTCTGGGTAACTCCATGATGACAGAGATGGTCCCCAAAGCTGCTCATGCCGGCTCTCTGGTTTCCAAGGTGATCGCTGTGGATTCAGATTCTGGGCAGAATTCATGGCTATCCTATCAGATCCTCAAATCGTCTGATCCTACACTTTTTGCCATTGGCCATCACAGCGGAGAGATTAGGACACAGCGAGACATTTCTCTATCTGATGCAATGAAGCAAAACATTGTTGTATCAGTGAAAGATAACGGACAGCCCTCTCTCTCGTCAACTTGCACAGTGTATCTACTGATTTCAGATAACTTGGCAGAAGTTCCTGAACTGAAAGATATGTCATATGAGGAGAACAATTCCAAGTTAACTTCATATTTGATCATAGCTCTCGTCTCTGTTTCCACCTTCTTCCTGACGTTCATTATTCTTATTATCGCTGTGAGGTTTTGCCGCAGAAGAAACCCAAGACTGTTGTTCGACAGTGCTGTGGCCATTCCCAGCGCTTATTTCCCTCCCAACTACGGGGAAGTCGACGCAACAGGAACTCTTCGCAGCTCCTACAATTATGACACTTACTTAACAGCTGGCTCGCGCACCAGCGACTTCAAGTTCATGAGCTCGTCCAACGACGCCACAATGCCCGCTGATCTTACTCTCAAGAGATGTCAAAATGAAATTGTGAACGGGGAATCAACCCTCCACAGGACACAGGTTAATGAG GTCAGCGGTGTTCCTGTGTCCTCGTTTGTATCCATTAATGGAGACACCGGAGTGATCCACGCTGTCAGATCGTTTGATTATGAGCAGTTCAGAAGCTTCAAagtgcaggtcgttgccagagaCAACGGTTCTCCCCCACTCAGCAGCAacgtgaca GTGATTGCTGTGGATGCAGACTCTGGACAGAACGCCTGGTTGTCCTATCAGATCCTGAAATCTACTGATCCGGGTCTTTTCACCATTGGTCTCCACAGTGGAGAGATCAGG ACGCTGAAGAGGAGCCCCCATGAAACTAGTGAGCTGGGCGAGACGACAGAGGATGGATCAAAATTCTCCACTCTGGTAAAAATACAGTTCTAA
- the LOC133123578 gene encoding protocadherin gamma-A11-like has translation MEYKALLCSLLKCCCAFALLTLPLTTGDISFSIPEEMKRGSVIGNIAKDIGVDVKSLSAREARIDTERSRRRYCDIDLNSGNLIVFERIDREALCGRKVSCVLKFVLVLENPLESHGISLNIQDINDNLPQFANDLIKLEIRESADKGARFPLDEAHDADIGPNAIQSYTLQRNDHFVLDVQTSTDGRKYGELVLEKELDREEQQEVTLLLTALDGGTPQRSGTVAVHVTVLDANDNRPVFSQAVYKVSLPENAALGAVVATVSATDADEGANGDVTYEFGRVPSEVKILFSLDRKTGQIRLNGNLDFEDNVNYEMRIQAKDGAGLASYATVILEITDVNDNAPEISLKSLKNPISESAIPGTEVGIINVQDKDSGENRQVRCSIQQNVPFKLVPSIKNYYSLVTTSELDRELVSDYNITITATDQGSPPLSSSKTVQLSVSDVNDNPPAFDEQSYTAYVTENNKPGTSVISVRATDPDWRQNGTVFYSLLSSEVSGVPVSSFVSINGDTGVIHAVRSFDYEQFRSFKVQVVARDNGSPPLSSNVTMSVFITDENDNSPQILYPAPTGNTFMTEMVPKSAHGGSLVSKVIAVDSDSGQNSWLSYQILKSSDPTLFTIGHHSGEIRTQRDISLSDAMKQNIVVSVKDNGQPSLSSTCTVYLLISDNLAEVPELKDMSYEENNSRLTSYLIIALVSVSTFFLTFIILIIAVRFCRRRNPRLLFDSAVAIPSAYFPPNYGEVDATGTLRSSYNYDTYLTAGSRTSDFKFMSLSNDATMPTDLTLKRSQNEILNGESTLHRTQVNEVPV, from the coding sequence ATGGAATACAAAGCTCTTCTCTGCTCCCTGCTTAAATGCTGCTGTGCTTTCGCCCTGCTTACCTTGCCGCTAACGACCGGAGATATTAGCTTTTCTATTCCTGAGGAGATGAAACGCGGATCTGTTATTGGAAATATAGCGAAGGATATCGGGGTGGATGTTAAAAGTCTGTCTGCCAGAGAAGCTCGTATAGATACCGAAAGGAGCCGCCGACGGTATTGCGACATTGATCTGAATTCTGGAAATTTGATTGTGTTCGAAAGGATTGACCGAGAAGCCCTTTGTGGCCGGAAGGTTTCATGTGTTCTGAAATTTGTGCTTGTATTGGAGAATCCTCTAGAATCACACGGTATATCGCTTAATATTCAAGACATTAATGACAATCTGCCACAATTTGCAAATGACCTAATAAAATTAGAAATCAGAGAATCGGCAGATAAAGGAGCTCGCTTTCCCTTGGACGAGGCCCACGACGCGGATATAGGACCGAACGCGATTCAAAGCTACACGTTACAAAGGAATGATCATTTTGTTTTGGACGTTCAAACCAGCACAGATGGAAGGAAATACGGCGAATTGGTGTTAGAAAAAGAGCTGGACCGCGAAGAACAACAAGAGGTTACATTATTACTTACTGCGCTTGATGGAGGGACCCCGCAGAGATCTGGTACAGTAGCTGTACACGTCACTGTGCTGGATGCGAACGATAACAGGCCCGTGTTTAGCCAGGCGGTTTATAAAGTGAGTCTGCCTGAAAATGCTGCTTTAGGCGCTGTAGTGGCAACAGTGAGCGCAACTGACGCAGACGAGGGAGCTAATGGTGATGTGACTTATGAATTTGGCCGTGTTCCGAGTGAAGTGAAAATTTTGTTTTCCCTGGATCGAAAAACAGGACAGATTAGACTCAATGGTAATCTCGATTTCGAAGATAATGTAAATTACGAAATGAGAATTCAAGCAAAAGATGGGGCAGGTTTAGCGTCGTATGCAACTGTCATTTTAGAAATCACTGATGTGAATGACAACGCCCCTGAGATATCCTTGAAATCTCTGAAGAATCCCATCTCTGAAAGCGCAATACCTGGCACAGAGGTGGGCATCATTAATGTCCAGGATAAAGATTCAGGGGAAAATCGACAGGTTCGCTGCTCTATTCAGCAAAATGTTCCTTTCAAGTTAGTCCCCTCTATCAAAAATTATTACTCACTGGTAACGACAAGTGAACTCGACCGCGAACTGGTGTCTGATTACAACATCACAATTACAGCTACAGATCAGGGCTCTCCACCGTTATCCtcttcaaaaactgtgcagtTATCTGTGTCAGATGTGAATGACAATCCTCCTGCATTTGATGAGCAGTCATACACCGCCTATGTAACTGAAAATAACAAACCGGGCACCTCTGTCATTTCTGTGAGGGCGACAGACCCGGACTGGAGACAGAACGGTACAGTTTTCTATTCCCTCTTGTCCAGTGAGGTCAGTGGTGTTCCTGTGTCCTCGTTTGTATCCATTAATGGAGACACCGGAGTGATCCACGCTGTGAGATCATTTGATTATGAGCAGTTCAGAAGCTTCAAagtgcaggtcgttgccagagaCAACGGTTCCCCTCCACTCAGCAGCAACGTGACAATGAGTGTGTTCATAACAGATGAGAATGATAACTCTCCACAGATATTATACCCTGCGCCTACAGGGAACACCTTCATGACCGAGATGGTCCCCAAATCTGCTCATGGGGGCTCTCTGGTTTCCAAGGTGATCGCTGTGGATTCTGATTCTGGGCAGAATTCATGGCTATCCTATCAGATCCTCAAATCGTCTGATCCTACACTTTTCACCATTGGCCATCACAGCGGAGAGATTAGGACACAGCGAGACATTTCTCTATCTGATGCCATGAAGCAAAACATTGTTGTATCAGTGAAAGATAACggacagccctctctctcctcaactTGCACAGTGTATCTACTGATTTCGGATAACTTGGCAGAAGTTCCAGAACTGAAAGATATGTCATATGAGGAGAACAATTCCAGATTAACTTCATATTTAATCATAGCACTCGTCTCTGTTTCCACCTTCTTCCTGACGTTCATTATTCTTATTATCGCTGTGAGATTTTGCCGCAGAAGAAACCCAAGACTGTTGTTCGACAGTGCTGTGGCCATTCCCAGCGCTTATTTCCCTCCCAACTACGGGGAAGTCGACGCAACAGGAACTCTTCGCAGCTCCTACAATTATGACACTTACTTAACAGCTGGCTCGCGCACCAGCGACTTCAAGTTCATGAGCTTGTCCAACGACGCCACAATGCCCACTGATCTTACTCTCAAGAGAAGTCAAAATGAAATTCTGAACGGGGAATCAACCCTCCACAGGACACAGGTTAATGAGGTACCGGTGTAA
- the LOC133123579 gene encoding protocadherin gamma-A2-like yields the protein MDGRGFSVTRARYCCLLVLLSVPASFGDVSYSVREELKRGSVIGNIANDVGVDFKSLLVRKARLHTDGSSKRYCDINLNSGDLIVAERIDREQLCSQNALCNLKYELVLEGPLDLHRVVVQIQDINDNSPQFSKDIIRLEIQESVGKGARFPVNEAHDADIGQNAVQSYTLQRNDHFVVAVHTNIDGGKYAELVLEKELDREEQPEVTLLLTASDGGTPQRSGTVVINISVLDANDNIPVFNQAFYKASLPENSPLGAVVVTVSASDADEGANGEVTYEFSRISDEAKDLFSLDRKTGEIRVTGPIDYEEKSRYEMRIEGKDGAGLASQTKVIVDITDVNDNAPFIFVTSLSNSVPESAPPGTEVGIINVQDIDSDDNSKVRCSIQGQVPFKLMPSIKNFYSIVTTSALDRELQSEYNISLTASDEGSPPLSSFKTLHVSISDVNDNPPAFDEQSYSAYVTENNKPGTSVISLRASDPDWRQNGTVFYSILSSEVSGVPVSLFLSINGDTGVIHAVRSFDYEQFRSFKVQVVARDNGSPPLSSNVTVSVFITDENDNSPQILYPAPLGNSMMTEMVPKAAHAGSLVSKVIAVDADSGQNAWLSYQILKSTDPGLFTIGLHSGEIRAQRDISESDTMKQNLVVSVKDNGQPSLSTTCAVYLLISDNLAEVPELKDMSYEENSSKLTSYLIIALVSVSTFFLTFIVLIVVVKFCRRRKPRMLFDGAVAIPGAYFPPNYADVDGVGTLRSSYNYDTYLTTGSRTSDFKFVRSFNDGTLPADQTLKRSPNETSELGETTDGGSQFSTLM from the exons ATGGACGGTAGAGGATTCTCCGTTACCAGAGCGCGTTACTGCTGCCTTCTCGTTCTTTTATCCGTCCCAGCTTCGTTTGGAGATGTGAGCTATTCTGTTCGGGAGGAGCTAAAACGCGGCTCTGTCATTGGAAATATTGCAAACGATGTCGGGGTGGATTTTAAAAGTCTGTTAGTTCGCAAGGCTCGCTTACACACAGACGGAAGCAGCAAGCGCTATTGTGACATCAATTTGAATTCTGGAGATTTGATTGTGGCGGAGAGGATCGACCGAGAACAGCTTTGCAGCCAAAATGCTTTGTGTAATTTAAAATACGAGCTGGTGCTTGAAGGTCCGTTGGATTTACATCGTGTTGTTGTGCAAATTCAGGATATAAATGACAACTCGCCTCAGTTCTCGAAGGATATTATCCGACTGGAAATCCAGGAGTCTGTTGGTAAAGGCGCCCGCTTTCCTGTGAATGAGGCACACGATGCGGATATTGGACAGAACGCGGTACAAAGCTACACACTACAAAGGAACGATCATTTTGTTGTGGCTGTTCATACGAATATCGATGGTGGAAAATACGCTGAGTTAGTTTTAGAAAAAGAGCTGGATCGCGAAGAACAGCCGGAGGTTACATTATTACTTACAGCTTCTGACGGAGGGACTCCACAGAGATCCGGTACTGTTGTTATCAATATCTCCGTGCTGGATGCAAACGATAATATCCCCGTGTTTAACCAAGCCTTTTATAAAGCCAGTCTTCCTGAGAATTCTCCTTTAGGTGCTGTTGTGGTTACAGTCAGCGCCAGTGATGCAGACGAGGGAGCGAATGGCGAGGTGACTTATGAATTCAGTCGCATTTCCGATGAGGCGAAGGATCTATTTAGTCTTGATCGTAAAACTGGGGAAATTCGAGTAACTGGGCCAATTGATTACGAAGAAAAGTCGAGATATGAAATGCGCATTGAAGGGAAAGACGGAGCTGGACTCGCTTCGCAGACTAAAGTAATTGTGGATATCACTGACGTGAATGACAATGCACCGTTTATCTTTGTGACGTCATTGTCTAACTCCGTACCCGAGAGCGCGCCACCTGGCACAGAGGTTGGTATCATAAATGTTCAGGACATTGATTCAGACGATAATAGTAAAGTTCGGTGCTCCATTCAAGGACAAGTACCTTTTAAATTGATGCCTTCTATCAAAAACTTTTATTCAATTGTAACTACGAGTGCATTGGACCGGGAACTCCAGTCAGAATACAATATTTCACTGACTGCTTCAGACGAGGGCTCCCCACCCCTGTCGTCCTTTAAAACACTGCATGTATCCATCTCGGATGTGAATGACAATCCTCCTGCATTTGATGAGCAGTCGTACAGTGCCTATGTGACTGAAAATAACAAACCGGGCACCTCTGTTATTTCTTTAAGGGCGAGTGACCCGGACTGGAGGCAGAACGGGACAGTTTTCTATTCTATCTTGTCCAGTGAGGTCAGTGGTGTTCCTGTGTCCTTGTTTCTATCCATTAATGGAGACACCGGAGTGATCCATGCAGTCAGATCATTTGATTATGAGCAGTTCAGAAGCTTCAAagtgcaggtcgttgccagagaCAATGGTTCCCCTCCACTTAGCAGCAacgtgacagtgagtgtgttcatAACAGATGAGAATGATAACTCTCCGCAGATATTATATCCTGCACCTCTGGGTAACTCCATGATGACAGAGATGGTCCCCAAAGCTGCTCATGCCGGCTCTCTGGTTTCCAAGGTGATTGCTGTGGATGCAGACTCTGGACAGAATGCCTGGCTGTCCTATCAGATCCTGAAATCTACTGATCCGGGACTTTTCACCATTGGCCTCCACAGTGGAGAGATCAGGGCGCAGCGGGACATTTCTGAATCTGATACTATGAAGCAAAACCTTGTTGTATCAGTGAAAGATAATGGACAACCATCTCTCTCGACAACCTGTGCAGTATATTTACTGATTTCAGATAATTTAGCAGAAGTTCCAGAGCTGAAAGATATGTCATATGAGGAGAACAGTTCCAAATTAACTTCATATTTGATAATCGCGCTAGTCTCTGTTTCCACCTTCTTCTTGACGTTCATTGTCCTAATTGTGGTCGTGAAGTTTTGCCGTAGAAGGAAGCCCAGAATGTTGTTTGACGGCGCAGTGGCCATCCCCGGCGCATATTTCCCTCCAAACTACGCGGATGTGGACGGAGTAGGAACACTTCGCAGTTCTTACAATTATGACACTTACTTAACGACGGGTTCACGCACAAGCGACTTCAAGTTTGTTCGGTCGTTTAATGACGGCACGCTGCCCGCTGATCAGACGCTGAAGAGGAGCCCCAATGAAACTAGTGAGCTGGGCGAAACAACCGATGGTGGATCACAATTCTCTactctg ATGTGA
- the LOC133123580 gene encoding protocadherin gamma-A11-like, with product MEYKALLCSLLKCCCAFALLALPLTTGDISFSIPEEMQRGSVIGNLAKDIGVDVKSLSAREARIDTERSRRRYCDIDLNSGNLIVFERIDREALCGRKVSCVLKFVLVLENPLESHGISLNIQDINDNLPQFANDLIKLEITESADKGARFLLEEAHDADIGQNAIQSYTLQRNDHFVLDVQTSTDGRKYGELVLEKELDREEQQEVTLLLTALDGGTPQRSGTVAVHVTVLDANDNRPVFSQAVYKVSLPENAALGAVVVTVSATDADEGANGDVTYEFGRVPSEVKILFSLDRKTGQIRLNGNLDFEDNVNYEMRIQAKDGAGLVSYATVILEITDVNDNAPEISLKSLKNPISESAIAGTEVGIINVQDKDSGANQQVHCSIQHNVPFKLVPSIKNYYSLVTTSELDRELVSDYNIIITATDQGSPPLSSSKTVQLSVSDVNDNPPSFDEQSYSAYVTENNKPGTSVISVRATDPDWRQNGTVFYSLLSSEVSGVPVSSFLSIDGDTGVIHAVRSFDYEQFRNFKVQVVARDNGSPPLSSNVTVSVFITDQNDNSPQILYPAPTGNTFMTEMVPKSAHGGSLVSKVIAVDSDSGQNSWLSYQILKSSDPTLFTIGHHSGEIRTQRDISLSDAMKQNIVVSVKDNGQPSLSSTCTVYLLISDNLAEVPELKDMSYEENNSRLTSYLIIALVSVSTFFLTFIILIIAVRFCRRRNPRLLFDSAVAIPSAYFPPNYGEVDATGTLRSSYNYDTYLTAGSRTSDFKFMSSSNDATMPADLTLKRSQNEILNGESTLHRTQVNETSLTVQPKY from the exons ATGGAATACAAAGCTCTTCTCTGCTCCCTGCTTAAATGCTGTTGTGCTTTCGCCCTGCTTGCCTTACCGCTAACGACCGGAGATATTAGCTTTTCTATTCCGGAGGAGATGCAACGCGGATCTGTTATTGGGAATCTAGCGAAGGATATTGGCGTGGATGTTAAAAGTCTGTCTGCCAGAGAAGCTCGTATAGACACTGAAAGGAGCCGCCGACGGTACTGCGACATTGATCTGAATTCTGGAAATTTGATTGTGTTTGAAAGAATTGACCGAGAAGCCCTTTGTGGCCGGAAGGTTTCATGTGTTCTGAAATTTGTGCTTGTATTGGAGAATCCGCTAGAATCACACGGTATATCGCTTAATATTCAAGACATTAATGACAATCTGCCACAATTTGCAAATGACCTAATAAAACTGGAAATCACAGAATCGGCAGATAAGGGAGCTCGCTTTCTTTTAGAAGAGGCCCATGATGCGGATATTGGACAGAACGCGATTCAAAGCTACACGTTACAAAGGAATGATCATTTCGTTTTGGACGTTCAAACCAGCACAGATGGAAGGAAATACGGCGAATTAGTGTTAGAAAAAGAGCTAGACCGCGAAGAACAACAAGAGGTTACATTATTACTTACTGCGCTTGATGGAGGGACCCCGCAGAGATCTGGTACTGTAGCTGTACACGTCACTGTGCTGGATGCGAACGATAACAGGCCCGTGTTTAGCCAGGCGGTTTATAAAGTGAGTCTGCCTGAAAATGCTGCTTTAGGCGCTGTAGTGGTAACAGTAAGCGCAACTGACGCAGACGAGGGAGCTAATGGTGATGTGACTTATGAATTTGGCCGTGTTCCGAGTGAAGTGAAAATTTTGTTTTCCCTGGATCGAAAAACAGGACAGATTAGACTCAATGGTAATCTCGATTTCGAAGATAATGTAAATTACGAAATGAGAATTCAAGCAAAAGATGGGGCAGGTTTAGTGTCATATGCAACTGTCATTTTAGAAATCACTGATGTGAATGACAACGCCCCTGAGATATCCTTGAAATCTCTGAAGAATCCCATCTCTGAAAGCGCAATAGCTGGCACAGAGGTGGGCATCATTAATGTCCAGGATAAAGATTCAGGTGCAAATCAACAAGTCCACTGTTCGATTCAGCACAATGTTCCTTTCAAGTTAGTCCCCTCCATTAAAAATTATTACTCACTGGTAACGACCAGCGAACTCGACCGCGAGCTGGTGTCTGATTACAACATCATAATTACAGCTACAGATCAGGGCTCTCCACCACTATCCtcttcaaaaactgtgcagtTATCTGTGTCAGATGTGAATGACAACCCGCCATCGTTTGATGAGCAGTCGTACAGCGCCTATGTGACTGAAAATAACAAGCCAGGAACCTCTGTTATTTCTGTGAGGGCGACAGACCCGGACTGGAGACAGAACGGTACAGTTTTCTATTCTCTTTTGTCCAGTGAGGTCAGCGGTGTTCCTGTGTCCTCGTTTCTATCCATTGATGGAGACACCGGAGTGATCCACGCTGTGAGATCATTTGATTATGAGCAGTTCAGAAATTTTAAagtgcaggtcgttgccagagaCAACGGTTCCCCTCCACTCAGCAGCAacgtgacagtgagtgtgttcatCACAGATCAGAATGATAACTCTCCACAGATATTATACCCTGCGCCTACAGGGAACACCTTCATGACCGAGATGGTCCCCAAATCTGCTCATGGGGGCTCTCTGGTTTCCAAGGTGATCGCTGTGGATTCTGATTCTGGGCAGAATTCATGGCTTTCCTATCAGATCCTCAAATCGTCTGATCCTACACTTTTCACCATTGGCCATCACAGCGGAGAGATTAGGACACAGCGAGACATTTCTCTATCTGATGCCATGAAGCAAAACATTGTTGTATCAGTGAAAGATAATGGACAGCCCTCTCTCTCGTCAACTTGCACAGTGTATCTATTGATTTCGGATAACTTGGCAGAAGTTCCAGAGCTGAAAGATATGTCATATGAGGAGAACAATTCCAGATTAACTTCATATTTAATCATAGCTCTCGTCTCTGTTTCCACCTTCTTCCTGACGTTCATTATTCTTATTATCGCTGTGAGGTTTTGCCGCAGAAGAAACCCAAGACTGTTGTTCGACAGTGCTGTGGCCATTCCCAGCGCATATTTCCCTCCCAACTACGGGGAAGTCGACGCAACAGGAACTCTTCGCAGCTCCTACAATTATGACACTTACTTAACAGCTGGCTCGCGCACCAGCGACTTCAAGTTCATGAGCTCGTCCAACGATGCCACAATGCCCGCTGATCTTACTCTCAAGAGAAGTCAAAATGAAATTCTGAACGGGGAATCAACCCTCCACAGGACACAGGTTAATGAG ACTTCTTTGACTGTGCAACCGAAATACTAA